A genomic segment from Pseudomonas sessilinigenes encodes:
- the ssuC gene encoding aliphatic sulfonate ABC transporter permease SsuC, with the protein MNGQRIVHRLAPWGLPLLLLAAWQLSVSAGWLSTRILPAPSAVIEAGVSLIRSGDIWTHLAISGWRAGLGFLIGGSIGLVLGFITGLSKWGERLLDSSVQMIRNVPHLALIPLVILWFGIDESAKIFLVALGTLFPIYLNTYHGIRNVDPALVEMSRSYGLTGFALFRQVILPGALPSILVGVRFALGFMWLTLIVAETISASSGIGYLAMNAREFLQTDVVVLAIVMYAVLGKLADLAARGLERVWLRWHPAYQVVKGGAQ; encoded by the coding sequence ATGAACGGACAACGCATAGTGCATCGGCTGGCGCCGTGGGGGCTGCCGTTGCTGTTACTGGCGGCCTGGCAGTTGTCGGTGTCGGCGGGTTGGCTGTCGACCCGTATCCTGCCGGCCCCCAGCGCGGTGATAGAGGCGGGGGTCAGCCTGATACGCAGTGGCGATATCTGGACCCACCTGGCCATCAGTGGCTGGCGTGCCGGGCTGGGCTTCCTGATCGGTGGCAGCATCGGCCTGGTGCTGGGCTTCATTACCGGCCTGTCGAAATGGGGTGAGCGCTTGCTGGACAGCTCGGTGCAGATGATCCGCAACGTGCCGCACCTGGCGCTGATCCCGCTGGTGATCCTGTGGTTCGGTATCGATGAGTCGGCGAAGATCTTCCTGGTGGCCCTGGGTACTTTGTTCCCGATCTACCTCAACACCTACCACGGCATTCGCAACGTCGACCCGGCGCTGGTGGAAATGTCCCGCAGCTACGGCCTGACGGGCTTCGCGTTGTTTCGCCAGGTCATCCTGCCGGGAGCCTTGCCATCGATCCTGGTAGGGGTGCGCTTCGCCCTGGGCTTCATGTGGCTGACCCTGATCGTTGCCGAAACCATCTCTGCCAGTTCCGGCATTGGCTACCTGGCAATGAATGCCCGGGAGTTCCTGCAGACCGACGTGGTGGTCCTGGCGATTGTCATGTACGCCGTGCTGGGCAAGCTCGCAGACCTTGCGGCACGTGGCCTGGAGCGAGTCTGGCTGCGTTGGCACCCGGCTTATCAGGTCGTCAAGGGAGGTGCGCAATGA
- the ssuD gene encoding FMNH2-dependent alkanesulfonate monooxygenase — protein MSLNIFWFLPTHGDGHYLGTAEGARAVDHGYLQQIAQAADRLGFGGVLIPTGRSCEDSWLVAASLIPVTQRLKFLVALRPGIISPTVAARQAATLDRLSGGRALFNLVTGGDPDELAGDGLFLDHEERYQASVEFTRIWRRVLEGETVDYDGQHISVKGAKLLYPPLQQPRPPLYFGGSSEAAQDLAAEQVEMVLTWGEPPAAVAEKIQQVRDKAAKLGRTVRFGIRLHVIVRETNEEAWKAADKLISHLDDETIARAQASLARFDSVGQQRMAALHGGRRDKLEVSPNLWAGVGLVRGGAGTALVGDGPTVAARMQEYADLGIDTFIFSGYPHLEESYRVAELLFPHLDIERPKLPEAAGYVSPFGEMVANDIIPKAASQS, from the coding sequence ATGAGCCTCAACATCTTCTGGTTCCTGCCCACCCACGGTGACGGCCATTACCTTGGCACCGCCGAAGGCGCCCGAGCCGTCGATCATGGTTACCTGCAGCAGATCGCCCAGGCCGCCGACCGCCTGGGTTTCGGTGGCGTGCTGATCCCTACCGGGCGTTCCTGCGAAGACTCCTGGCTGGTGGCAGCCTCGCTGATTCCGGTGACCCAGCGTCTGAAATTCCTTGTCGCGCTGCGTCCCGGGATCATTTCCCCGACCGTGGCAGCGCGTCAGGCGGCAACTCTGGATCGCTTGTCCGGTGGCCGGGCCCTGTTCAACCTGGTAACCGGGGGCGACCCTGACGAGCTGGCGGGCGATGGCCTGTTCCTCGACCATGAGGAGCGGTACCAGGCTTCGGTGGAGTTCACCCGCATCTGGCGCCGGGTACTTGAAGGCGAAACCGTGGACTACGACGGCCAGCACATCAGCGTGAAGGGCGCCAAGCTGCTCTATCCGCCCTTGCAGCAACCGCGTCCGCCGCTGTACTTCGGCGGATCGTCGGAAGCGGCGCAGGACCTGGCCGCCGAGCAGGTGGAGATGGTGCTGACCTGGGGCGAACCACCGGCCGCAGTGGCCGAGAAGATCCAGCAAGTGCGGGATAAGGCCGCCAAGCTTGGGCGCACCGTGCGCTTCGGTATCCGGTTGCACGTGATCGTGCGCGAAACCAACGAAGAGGCCTGGAAAGCCGCGGACAAACTCATCTCCCATCTGGATGACGAGACCATCGCCCGGGCCCAGGCATCCCTGGCGCGCTTCGACTCCGTGGGCCAGCAGCGCATGGCGGCCTTGCACGGCGGTCGTCGCGACAAGCTGGAAGTCAGCCCCAATCTCTGGGCTGGAGTCGGCCTGGTGCGTGGCGGGGCTGGCACCGCCTTGGTGGGCGACGGGCCGACCGTGGCGGCGCGGATGCAGGAGTACGCGGACCTTGGGATCGACACCTTCATCTTCTCCGGTTATCCCCATCTGGAGGAGTCCTACCGGGTGGCCGAGTTGCTGTTCCCGCACCTGGACATCGAGCGGCCCAAGCTGCCGGAGGCTGCCGGTTATGTGAGTCCGTTCGGCGAGATGGTAGCCAACGACATCATTCCCAAAGCCGCGTCCCAGAGCTGA
- a CDS encoding TOBE domain-containing protein → MTIKAINVRNQFKGTIKEIVEGDVLSEIDVQTASGIVTSVITTRSVKELELSIGSEVIAFVKSTEVSIAKL, encoded by the coding sequence ATGACCATCAAAGCCATCAATGTTCGCAACCAGTTCAAGGGCACCATCAAGGAAATCGTCGAGGGTGATGTGTTGTCGGAAATCGACGTGCAGACAGCCTCGGGGATCGTCACTTCGGTGATCACTACCCGCTCGGTCAAGGAGCTGGAGCTGTCCATTGGCAGTGAAGTGATTGCCTTCGTGAAGTCCACGGAGGTGTCGATCGCCAAGTTGTGA
- the argA gene encoding amino-acid N-acetyltransferase, with the protein MPEYVNWLRHASPYINAHRDCTFVVMLPGDGVEHPNFGNIVHDLVLLHSLGVRLVLVHGSRPQIESRLAARGLTPHYHHGLRITDAATLECVIDAVGQLRIAIEARLSMDMASSPMQGSRLRVASGNLVTARPIGVLEGVDYHHTGEVRRVDRKGINRLLDERSIVLLSPLGYSPTGETFNLACEDVATRAAIDLGADKLLLFGADPGLLDEDGKLVRELRPQQVPAHLQRLGANYQAELLDAAAEACRGGVGRSHIVSYAEDGALLTELFTRDGGGTLVAQEQFERVREAAIEDVGGLLELISPLEEQGILVRRSREVLEREIEQFSVVEREGMIIACAALYQIADSDAGELACLAVNPEYRHGKRGDELLERIETRARAQGLKTLFVLTTRTAHWFRERGFVPSSVERLPSARASLYNYQRNSKIFEKAL; encoded by the coding sequence ATGCCCGAATACGTCAATTGGCTCCGCCACGCGTCTCCCTATATCAATGCTCACCGCGACTGCACCTTTGTAGTCATGCTCCCCGGCGACGGCGTTGAACATCCCAACTTTGGCAATATCGTCCACGACCTGGTGCTGCTCCACAGCCTGGGGGTGCGCCTGGTGCTGGTGCACGGTTCCCGCCCGCAGATCGAGTCGCGCCTTGCCGCCCGTGGCCTGACGCCCCATTACCATCACGGCCTGCGGATCACCGATGCGGCGACCCTGGAATGCGTGATCGACGCCGTGGGCCAGTTGCGTATCGCCATCGAAGCGCGCCTGTCCATGGACATGGCGTCCTCGCCAATGCAGGGCTCGCGCTTGCGGGTGGCCAGCGGCAATTTGGTGACCGCTCGTCCGATCGGTGTGCTCGAAGGCGTCGACTACCACCACACCGGCGAGGTGCGCCGGGTCGATCGCAAGGGTATCAATCGCCTGCTGGACGAGCGTTCCATCGTCCTGCTCTCGCCCCTGGGGTACTCGCCTACCGGGGAAACCTTCAACCTGGCCTGTGAAGACGTGGCTACCCGTGCCGCCATCGACCTGGGCGCCGACAAGCTCCTGCTGTTCGGTGCAGACCCAGGGCTTTTGGACGAGGATGGCAAGTTGGTGCGTGAACTGCGCCCGCAGCAGGTTCCTGCTCATTTGCAGCGCCTGGGCGCCAACTACCAGGCCGAGTTGCTGGATGCGGCGGCTGAGGCCTGCCGGGGTGGGGTAGGGCGCAGCCATATCGTCAGCTATGCCGAGGATGGTGCCTTGCTGACCGAGCTCTTTACCCGCGATGGCGGCGGCACCCTGGTTGCCCAGGAGCAGTTCGAGCGGGTGCGCGAGGCGGCGATCGAAGACGTTGGTGGCCTATTGGAGCTGATCAGCCCATTGGAAGAGCAGGGCATCCTGGTACGTCGCTCCCGCGAAGTGCTGGAGCGCGAGATCGAGCAGTTCAGCGTGGTCGAGCGCGAAGGCATGATCATCGCCTGCGCGGCGCTGTACCAGATCGCCGATTCCGATGCGGGCGAGCTGGCATGCCTGGCCGTCAATCCTGAGTACCGGCATGGCAAGCGTGGCGACGAGCTGCTGGAGCGGATCGAGACTCGTGCCCGGGCCCAGGGCCTCAAGACGCTGTTCGTCCTCACCACACGGACGGCCCACTGGTTCCGTGAGCGTGGCTTCGTGCCCAGCAGTGTCGAGCGCCTGCCATCGGCCCGAGCCTCGCTGTACAACTACCAGCGCAATTCGAAGATCTTCGAAAAAGCCCTGTGA
- the ssuB gene encoding aliphatic sulfonates ABC transporter ATP-binding protein — protein sequence MTAQQPPRLLRGIPLAVRKLQKTFGSRQVLREVDLHIPAGQFVAVVGRSGCGKSTLLRLLAGLDQPSGGQLLAGAAPLVEAREDTRLMFQEARLLPWKKVIDNVGLGLKGNWRPQALEALEAVGLADRANEWPAALSGGQKQRVALARALIHQPRLLLLDEPLGALDALTRIEMQQLIERLWQQHGFTVLLVTHDVSEAVAIADRVLLIEDGEVGLDLHVELPRPRVRGSHRLAALETEVLNRVLSLPGSPPEPEPVSPLPTQLRWAL from the coding sequence ATGACTGCCCAGCAACCACCACGGCTGCTGCGGGGCATCCCGCTGGCAGTACGCAAACTGCAGAAGACCTTTGGCTCGCGACAGGTGCTGCGGGAAGTCGACTTGCATATTCCCGCTGGCCAGTTCGTTGCGGTGGTGGGGCGCAGTGGCTGTGGCAAGAGCACCTTGCTGCGCTTGCTGGCGGGTCTTGACCAGCCTAGCGGCGGCCAGTTGCTGGCCGGTGCTGCACCGCTGGTCGAGGCGCGCGAGGACACTCGCTTGATGTTCCAGGAGGCGCGCCTGCTGCCCTGGAAGAAAGTCATCGACAACGTTGGGTTGGGGCTCAAGGGCAACTGGCGGCCCCAGGCCCTGGAGGCCCTGGAGGCGGTAGGCCTGGCGGATCGGGCCAATGAATGGCCGGCGGCCTTGTCCGGTGGGCAGAAGCAGCGCGTGGCCCTGGCCCGGGCGCTGATCCATCAACCACGGCTGTTGTTGCTGGACGAGCCCTTGGGGGCCCTGGATGCCCTGACCCGAATCGAGATGCAGCAGTTGATCGAACGCCTGTGGCAGCAGCACGGCTTCACCGTGCTGCTGGTGACCCACGATGTCAGCGAGGCGGTAGCGATTGCCGATCGGGTGCTGTTGATCGAGGACGGCGAGGTTGGCCTCGACTTGCATGTCGAGCTGCCGCGGCCGCGGGTACGCGGCTCCCATCGCCTGGCGGCGCTGGAGACCGAGGTGCTCAATCGCGTGTTGTCGCTGCCCGGGTCGCCGCCCGAGCCGGAACCTGTTTCACCCCTGCCCACGCAATTGCGTTGGGCGCTGTAG
- a CDS encoding peroxiredoxin: MSLRLGDIAPDFEQDSSAGKIRFHEWLGDSWGVLFSHPADFTPVCTTELGFTAKLKDEFAQRGVKAIALSVDPVDSHHRWIEDINETQDTRVNFPILADADRKVSDLYDLIHPNASDTLTVRSLFIIDPNKKIRLTITYPASTGRNFHEILRVIDSLQLTDNYKVATPANWQDGDEVVIVPSLKDEEEIKRRFPKGYRAVKPYLRLTPQPNR, encoded by the coding sequence ATGAGCCTCAGACTGGGCGACATCGCCCCCGACTTCGAACAGGATTCCAGTGCCGGCAAGATTCGTTTCCACGAGTGGCTGGGTGATAGCTGGGGCGTGCTGTTTTCCCATCCGGCGGACTTCACCCCGGTATGCACCACCGAGCTGGGTTTTACCGCCAAGCTCAAGGATGAATTCGCCCAGCGCGGGGTCAAGGCCATTGCCCTGTCGGTGGACCCGGTGGATTCCCATCACCGCTGGATCGAGGACATCAACGAGACCCAGGACACCCGGGTCAACTTCCCGATCCTGGCCGACGCCGACCGCAAGGTCTCGGACCTCTATGACCTGATCCATCCCAATGCCAGCGACACCCTGACCGTGCGCTCGCTGTTCATCATCGACCCGAACAAGAAAATCCGCCTGACCATCACCTACCCAGCCAGCACTGGGCGCAATTTCCACGAGATCCTGCGGGTGATCGACTCGCTGCAACTCACCGACAACTACAAGGTGGCCACCCCGGCCAACTGGCAGGACGGTGACGAAGTGGTGATCGTGCCGTCCCTGAAGGACGAGGAAGAGATCAAGCGGCGTTTTCCCAAAGGCTATCGCGCAGTGAAGCCCTACCTGCGGCTGACTCCACAACCCAACCGTTGA
- a CDS encoding OprD family porin, with amino-acid sequence MNKSTLALAVAVGVLAQQAGAAGFIEDSKATLGLRNFYINTDNRDGTGPNKNEEWGQGFDLRFTSGYTQGTVQFGVDAIALYGLRLDSSPAKSGNSGGTASGGTIFPSDGNKAVNDFASLGLTGKVKVSQTELKVGTLLPNNPVIKYNDGRLLPQTFQGGQITSNEIKDLTLTAGQVERAKGRNSSNNEGLSIAGANAGSNYPKGEFSNKFYYAGADYKITKDLTASYYFGELKNFYNQNFLGLVHNWAIGPGVLKSDLRYYRSRDDGRNGDTAGYYTTGYYGDKVTKGKVDNDLYSYLALYSVEGHTFGAGYQYTKGDSDFPWLNQGDGSSNSTITDMQIQKFARAGERTWQVRYGYDFAKVGVPGLTANAVYLRGNNIDTSLGSKTEWERDLTVAYVIPEGPLKNLGFAWKNAMWRTDLANTRSQDENRLIVSYSIPLL; translated from the coding sequence ATGAACAAGTCCACCTTGGCCCTGGCTGTGGCCGTAGGGGTTTTGGCGCAGCAGGCAGGCGCCGCTGGTTTCATCGAAGACAGCAAGGCCACCCTGGGGCTGCGTAACTTCTACATCAACACCGATAACCGTGACGGTACTGGCCCGAACAAGAACGAAGAGTGGGGCCAAGGCTTCGATCTGCGTTTCACCTCGGGTTACACCCAGGGTACTGTCCAGTTCGGCGTTGATGCCATTGCGCTGTATGGCCTGCGCCTGGATTCCTCGCCGGCCAAGAGCGGCAACTCTGGCGGCACCGCTTCCGGCGGCACCATCTTCCCAAGCGACGGCAACAAGGCGGTCAATGACTTCGCCAGCCTGGGCCTGACCGGTAAGGTCAAGGTTTCCCAGACCGAGCTGAAGGTCGGTACCCTGCTGCCGAACAACCCGGTGATCAAGTACAACGACGGTCGCCTGCTGCCACAAACCTTCCAGGGCGGCCAGATCACCTCGAACGAAATCAAGGACCTGACCCTGACCGCAGGCCAGGTCGAGCGCGCCAAGGGCCGTAACTCGAGCAACAACGAAGGCCTGTCCATCGCGGGCGCCAACGCTGGCTCGAACTACCCGAAAGGCGAGTTCAGCAACAAGTTCTACTACGCCGGTGCCGACTACAAGATCACCAAGGATCTGACGGCTTCGTACTACTTCGGTGAGCTGAAGAACTTCTACAACCAGAACTTCCTCGGCCTGGTGCACAACTGGGCAATCGGCCCGGGCGTCCTGAAGAGCGACCTGCGCTACTACCGCAGCCGCGACGACGGTCGTAATGGCGACACCGCGGGCTACTACACCACGGGTTACTACGGCGACAAGGTCACCAAAGGCAAGGTCGACAACGACCTGTACAGCTACCTGGCCCTGTACTCGGTCGAAGGCCACACCTTCGGTGCCGGCTACCAGTACACCAAGGGCGATAGCGACTTCCCTTGGCTGAACCAGGGTGACGGCTCGTCCAACAGCACCATCACCGATATGCAGATCCAGAAGTTCGCCCGTGCTGGCGAGCGCACCTGGCAAGTTCGCTACGGTTATGACTTCGCCAAGGTCGGCGTGCCAGGCCTGACCGCCAACGCGGTCTACCTGCGTGGCAACAACATCGATACCTCCCTGGGCAGCAAGACCGAGTGGGAACGCGACCTGACCGTTGCCTACGTCATTCCGGAAGGCCCGCTGAAGAACCTGGGCTTCGCCTGGAAAAACGCCATGTGGCGTACCGACCTGGCGAACACCCGTTCCCAGGACGAAAACCGCCTGATCGTCAGCTACTCGATCCCGCTGCTGTAA
- a CDS encoding sulfonate ABC transporter substrate-binding protein: protein MRPVILRRGLVALFAAAVSFGAIVQAQAETLRIGYQKYGTLVLLKAKGSLEKRLAQQGVDVQWTEFPGGPQLLEGLNVGSIDFGVTGETPPVFAQAAGADLLYVAYEPPAPLSEAILVPKDSPIRSVQELKGKKVVLNKGSNVHYLLVRALEDAGLKYSDIQTVFLPPADARAAFERGSVDAWVIWDPYQAAAEQQLQARTLRDGSGIVDNHQFYLATKPYAQQHPEVIKTLVEEVRAVGEWSRANPQEVTDQVAPLLGLSPEITLTSVKRQGYGAGFLTPEVIAAQQKIADSFYQLKLIPKPLNIKDVIWTPGAAVAKAP from the coding sequence ATGCGCCCTGTCATTTTGCGTCGCGGGCTGGTCGCTCTGTTTGCTGCGGCTGTGTCCTTCGGCGCCATTGTCCAAGCCCAGGCCGAGACCCTGCGTATCGGCTATCAGAAGTACGGCACCCTAGTGCTGCTCAAGGCCAAGGGCTCCCTGGAGAAGCGCCTGGCGCAGCAGGGCGTCGATGTACAGTGGACTGAGTTTCCCGGTGGCCCGCAGCTGTTGGAGGGGCTGAACGTCGGCTCCATCGACTTCGGTGTGACCGGCGAGACGCCACCGGTGTTCGCCCAGGCTGCCGGCGCCGACCTGCTCTATGTGGCCTATGAGCCACCGGCTCCCCTGAGTGAAGCGATCCTGGTGCCCAAGGACTCGCCGATCCGCTCGGTGCAGGAGCTCAAGGGCAAGAAGGTGGTGCTCAACAAAGGCTCCAACGTCCATTACTTGCTGGTCCGCGCCCTGGAAGATGCCGGCCTGAAGTACAGCGATATCCAGACCGTGTTCCTGCCGCCGGCCGATGCCCGCGCCGCTTTCGAGCGTGGCAGCGTCGATGCCTGGGTGATCTGGGACCCTTACCAGGCCGCCGCCGAGCAGCAGTTGCAAGCGCGAACCCTGCGTGACGGCAGCGGCATCGTCGACAACCACCAGTTCTACCTGGCCACCAAGCCCTATGCGCAGCAGCACCCTGAGGTGATCAAGACCCTGGTGGAAGAAGTGCGGGCGGTGGGCGAGTGGTCCAGGGCCAACCCGCAGGAGGTCACCGATCAGGTGGCGCCGCTGCTGGGGCTGTCTCCCGAGATCACCCTGACCTCGGTCAAGCGCCAGGGCTATGGCGCAGGCTTCCTGACCCCGGAAGTGATTGCCGCCCAGCAGAAAATCGCCGACAGCTTCTACCAGCTCAAGCTGATTCCCAAGCCCCTGAACATCAAAGACGTGATCTGGACGCCCGGCGCCGCCGTGGCCAAAGCGCCGTAA
- the ssuE gene encoding NADPH-dependent FMN reductase, translating into MLVVSLGGSPSQRSRSGVLLELAKRWLQQQGVEVVSYQVRDFPAEDLLHARFDSPKVIDLLRQIEQADGLLIATPVYKASFSGALKTLLDLLPEGALRHKVVLPMATGGSIAHMLVVDYALKPVLSALKAQEMLQGIFAEDSQIAYGEGSVQPQLAQALELRLQEALEQFHSALARRPKPLDPNLLNERLLSARWSI; encoded by the coding sequence ATGCTGGTGGTCTCTCTCGGTGGCAGTCCCAGCCAGCGTTCCCGTTCCGGAGTGCTGCTGGAGTTGGCCAAGCGCTGGTTGCAGCAGCAAGGTGTGGAAGTGGTCAGTTACCAGGTGCGGGACTTCCCGGCCGAGGACCTGCTTCACGCCCGCTTCGACAGCCCCAAGGTCATCGACCTGCTGCGCCAGATCGAACAGGCCGACGGCCTGCTGATCGCCACTCCGGTCTACAAGGCTTCGTTCTCCGGAGCCCTGAAGACATTGCTGGACCTGCTGCCCGAGGGCGCGTTGAGGCACAAGGTGGTGCTGCCCATGGCCACCGGCGGCAGCATCGCCCACATGCTCGTGGTGGACTACGCCTTGAAGCCTGTGCTTTCGGCGCTCAAGGCCCAGGAAATGCTCCAGGGCATCTTTGCCGAGGATAGCCAGATCGCCTACGGCGAAGGCAGCGTCCAGCCGCAGTTGGCCCAAGCCCTGGAGCTGCGTTTGCAGGAAGCCCTGGAGCAGTTCCACAGTGCCCTGGCACGCCGTCCCAAGCCGCTGGACCCGAATCTGTTGAACGAACGCCTGCTCAGTGCTCGCTGGAGCATTTGA
- the coaA gene encoding type I pantothenate kinase yields MTTKQGPNAGYLEFDRDHWAALRAGEPMSLSPSEMETLTSPTQPMESEEVRQILLPLSRLLHLHATQVQALKAPQDGGKVPYVIGVSGSVAVGKSSFARVLAALLAYWPGKPNVQLVTTDSFLLPLASLQEKNILHRKGFPESYDEPLFLEFLQAVCRRGEAAQIPIYSHVRYDILADEAQSVEAPDIIILEGLNVLQGERGQGLHALDFIDFSIYVDAAPEAIKTWYLERFVYLKNTAFQSDDSYFNKFKGLSDPEALAMASDTWDRVNLKNLVENILPTRERANLVIHKTLDHRIDRLSLRQA; encoded by the coding sequence ATGACAACAAAGCAGGGTCCAAACGCAGGGTACTTGGAGTTCGACCGCGACCATTGGGCCGCTCTCCGGGCCGGGGAGCCCATGAGCCTGTCGCCGTCGGAGATGGAGACGCTGACCAGCCCGACCCAGCCCATGGAGTCAGAAGAGGTCAGGCAGATCCTGTTGCCGCTGTCGCGCCTGTTGCATCTGCATGCCACGCAGGTCCAGGCGCTCAAGGCGCCACAGGATGGGGGCAAGGTGCCTTATGTCATCGGGGTGTCGGGCAGTGTCGCAGTGGGCAAGAGCAGCTTCGCCAGGGTCCTGGCCGCGTTGCTGGCCTACTGGCCGGGCAAGCCCAACGTGCAGTTGGTGACCACCGATTCGTTCCTCTTGCCCCTGGCGAGCCTGCAGGAAAAGAACATCCTGCATCGCAAGGGGTTTCCCGAGTCCTACGACGAGCCGCTATTCCTGGAGTTTCTCCAGGCGGTGTGCCGGCGGGGCGAGGCCGCGCAGATCCCGATCTATTCCCATGTCCGCTACGACATCCTGGCTGACGAGGCGCAGTCGGTGGAGGCGCCGGACATCATCATCCTCGAAGGCCTGAATGTGTTGCAGGGTGAGCGGGGGCAGGGCCTGCATGCCCTGGATTTCATCGACTTCTCGATCTATGTCGACGCCGCACCGGAGGCCATCAAGACCTGGTACCTGGAGCGCTTCGTCTATTTGAAGAACACGGCCTTCCAGTCGGACGACTCCTACTTCAACAAGTTCAAGGGGCTGTCCGACCCAGAGGCGCTGGCCATGGCCTCCGATACCTGGGACCGGGTGAACCTGAAGAATCTTGTGGAGAACATCCTGCCCACCCGGGAGCGGGCCAACCTGGTGATCCACAAGACTTTGGATCACCGCATCGACAGGTTGTCGCTGCGCCAGGCTTGA
- a CDS encoding TetR/AcrR family transcriptional regulator yields the protein MTRTAPLRKPRARSQARIDSILDAARTLLASEGVASLSIYSVAERAQIPPSSVYHFFASVPALLEALTADVHAAFRACLQAPIEHERLDGWRDLSRLVEQRMLAIYADDAAARQLILAQHGLTEVTQADRQHDLELGDLMHKLFNRHFTLPALPQDVDVFALAMELGDRVYARSVQQHGQITARMAEEGMRVFDAYLGLYLPPYLPKRPTPL from the coding sequence ATGACGCGCACCGCCCCTCTTCGCAAGCCCCGTGCACGCAGCCAGGCCCGGATCGACTCGATACTTGACGCGGCCCGCACCCTGCTGGCCAGCGAAGGCGTGGCCAGCCTGTCGATCTACAGCGTGGCCGAGCGCGCGCAGATCCCGCCGTCGTCGGTTTATCACTTCTTCGCCAGCGTACCGGCCCTGCTCGAGGCCCTTACCGCGGATGTCCACGCCGCATTCCGCGCGTGCCTGCAAGCCCCGATCGAGCATGAACGGCTCGACGGCTGGCGGGACCTGTCACGCCTGGTGGAGCAACGCATGCTCGCCATCTACGCAGACGATGCCGCAGCCCGGCAGTTGATCCTGGCGCAACATGGATTGACCGAAGTCACCCAGGCCGACCGCCAGCACGATCTCGAACTGGGCGACCTGATGCACAAGCTGTTCAACCGGCACTTCACCCTACCGGCACTGCCACAGGACGTGGACGTATTCGCCCTGGCCATGGAGCTGGGGGACCGGGTGTATGCCCGGTCGGTGCAGCAACACGGGCAAATCACCGCCCGCATGGCAGAGGAAGGCATGCGGGTATTCGATGCCTACCTGGGCCTGTACCTGCCGCCGTACCTGCCCAAGCGCCCCACCCCGCTCTGA